In Microbacterium sp. SLBN-146, one genomic interval encodes:
- a CDS encoding heavy metal translocating P-type ATPase has protein sequence MTDSHAAHDSAMRHTEHGASAAHRSDHGDHGGHSAHGADHVGQFRRLFWINLLLAIPVVGFSSMFAMLVGYSLPAVTGANLIAPVLGTVMYFWGGWPFLTGAIGELRMRKPGMMLLIGLAITVAFLASWGASLGVLDHELEFWWELALLIVIMLLGHWIEMRSLARTTSALDSLAALLPDEAERVEGDQIVTVAPSDLRVGDVIVVRPGGSVPADGRIIDGRADMDESMVTGESRAVARTIGDAVIAGTVATDSGLRIEITATGAETTLAGIQRLVTEAQNSTSRAQRIADRAAGWLFWFALGAAALTALVWTLLGNPDAAVTRTITVLVIACPHALGLAIPLVVAIATERAARGGVLIKDRLALESMRTIDTVLFDKTGTLTKGEPTVTAVEPVGDLKAAEVLSLAAAAEADSEHPLARAILRAAADRKLSILTARGFTSSPAVGVGATVEGRRVRVGGPRLLEELSLDAVPAASGWAQEGAIILHVVRDGVVIGGLKLADEVRPESRQAIDALHALGIQVVMITGDAEAVAEAVARDIGVDRVFAGVRPEDKSAKVAELQQEGHRVAMVGDGVNDAPALAQADVGIAIGAGTDVAIASAGVILASDDPRSVLSLIELSRASYRKMTQNLWWAAGYNLISVPLAAGVLAPLGFVLPMSVGAILMSLSTVIVAVNAQLLRRLDLRPQASGPGLQVAAVAPTN, from the coding sequence ATGACCGATTCACACGCGGCGCACGACAGCGCGATGCGTCACACCGAGCACGGGGCATCTGCGGCCCACAGAAGCGACCACGGCGACCACGGCGGGCATTCCGCCCACGGCGCGGATCACGTCGGACAGTTCCGGCGCCTGTTCTGGATCAACCTGCTCCTCGCTATCCCGGTCGTCGGGTTCTCGAGCATGTTCGCCATGCTGGTCGGCTACTCCCTCCCGGCGGTGACGGGCGCGAATCTGATCGCGCCCGTCCTCGGGACCGTCATGTACTTCTGGGGCGGGTGGCCCTTCCTCACGGGGGCGATCGGCGAACTGCGGATGCGCAAGCCCGGCATGATGCTGCTCATCGGCCTCGCCATCACGGTCGCGTTCCTCGCGTCGTGGGGTGCGAGCCTGGGAGTGCTGGACCATGAGCTCGAGTTCTGGTGGGAGCTGGCCCTCCTGATCGTGATCATGCTCCTGGGCCACTGGATCGAGATGAGGTCGCTTGCCCGGACCACGTCCGCGCTGGACTCGCTTGCGGCCCTTTTGCCTGACGAGGCGGAGAGGGTCGAGGGTGACCAGATCGTGACGGTAGCGCCTTCCGATCTGCGGGTGGGTGATGTCATCGTGGTCCGACCCGGCGGCAGCGTTCCCGCCGACGGCAGGATCATCGACGGACGCGCCGACATGGACGAGTCGATGGTCACCGGTGAGTCCCGCGCCGTGGCTCGAACCATCGGCGACGCGGTCATCGCGGGGACGGTCGCTACGGACTCCGGACTTCGCATCGAGATCACCGCGACCGGCGCAGAGACGACGCTCGCCGGCATCCAGCGTCTCGTCACCGAAGCACAGAACTCGACGTCGCGCGCCCAGCGGATCGCGGACCGCGCCGCCGGTTGGCTGTTCTGGTTCGCGCTCGGTGCGGCTGCTCTCACGGCGCTCGTCTGGACGCTGCTCGGAAACCCCGATGCCGCCGTCACACGTACCATCACTGTCCTCGTCATCGCCTGCCCGCACGCGCTCGGTCTCGCGATCCCGCTCGTCGTCGCGATCGCGACCGAACGGGCTGCCCGTGGCGGCGTGCTCATCAAAGACCGCCTGGCGCTCGAAAGCATGCGCACCATCGACACGGTGCTGTTCGACAAGACGGGTACCCTCACCAAGGGTGAACCGACCGTCACAGCTGTGGAGCCGGTAGGCGACCTGAAAGCAGCGGAGGTGCTGTCGCTGGCCGCTGCGGCTGAGGCCGACAGCGAGCACCCGCTGGCGCGGGCGATCCTGCGCGCGGCGGCCGATCGGAAACTCTCGATCTTGACCGCGCGCGGCTTCACCTCATCGCCGGCGGTGGGCGTCGGCGCCACCGTGGAGGGTCGCCGGGTCCGGGTCGGCGGGCCGCGGCTCTTGGAGGAGCTGAGCCTCGACGCTGTTCCTGCTGCGTCGGGGTGGGCGCAAGAAGGCGCAATCATCCTCCACGTCGTACGTGACGGAGTCGTGATCGGCGGGCTGAAGCTCGCCGACGAGGTTCGCCCAGAGTCGAGGCAAGCCATCGACGCATTGCATGCCCTCGGCATCCAGGTCGTCATGATCACCGGCGACGCGGAAGCGGTCGCGGAAGCGGTAGCTCGCGATATCGGCGTCGATCGTGTCTTCGCCGGCGTGCGACCAGAGGACAAGTCCGCGAAGGTGGCCGAACTGCAGCAGGAAGGTCACCGTGTTGCGATGGTCGGAGACGGGGTCAACGACGCGCCCGCGCTCGCGCAGGCCGACGTCGGCATCGCGATCGGCGCCGGAACCGACGTCGCGATCGCCTCGGCGGGCGTGATCCTCGCCAGCGATGACCCCCGTTCCGTCCTCTCGTTGATCGAGCTCTCTCGAGCCAGCTACCGAAAGATGACGCAGAACCTCTGGTGGGCGGCCGGATACAACCTGATCTCCGTTCCCCTCGCCGCGGGAGTGCTGGCCCCGCTCGGGTTCGTGCTGCCTATGTCGGTCGGGGCCATCCTCATGTCCCTGTCGACCGTCATCGTGGCCGTCAATGCGCAGCTGCTGCGGCGCCTCGACCTCCGACCGCAAGCGAGTGGCCCGGGCCTCCAGGTCGCTGCCGTGGCGCCAACGAACTGA
- a CDS encoding DUF3488 and transglutaminase-like domain-containing protein, whose translation MSSDRPTGTRRGDLLVTLAVLGALLAALLPVLPMVRPGPWLLGTVMLAGILLGAGFAARRRGLPAVAVSLIEAVLWVVFLTFVFFRDSALLWVVPSFETFREVPALFQTALDEITVGAAPLEATPALSFLIVAALGILTIVVDHVVLTARMPLLASVGILAVSLIPAIAVPRGIDVMAFLLLAAALLFLLRAETRSREDAPARAAERSAGVPATAVGIAAIALVVTLVATPALPQPFARTGTGPGGGPGIDASLQLGDDLRRPEPVEVLRVRSSQTDAPYLRATTLSRFDGAVWLPDRVRTVPLDSEFGLGALGIAEDIRMVDTTTNVDVVDLASVWAPIPYPAVEVSGLDGRWAAVPYNRTVVSQSGSTQGQSYEVVASVPRPTLEQIRATQADAADIFDDAKSLPAEVPSIVAELAAEVTAETTNDYDALIAMQRWFRGGEFRYSLDAPVEDGFDGTGAEAVAEFLEVREGYCIHFASAFALMARTLGMPTRIVVGYLPGVATQERIGDQLVYSVSSSLLHAWPEVYFQSVGWIGFEPTAGLGTPTAFAPAAVTPNPVTESDDAAPQPSASASPSPSASTNLLDPRDDAAAGGTVTTANPLPAVGVVLAILLLLSLPGLLRVIRRRQLLAASRAGDSAAAWTTVQDAAIDVGIAVPGAESPRAFAERLVLEHGVPPDAMDTLVAAIERASYAPPRVAEFWHGDDVTDAAIAVRASLRDSAPPARRILAVLAPRSLVVRPGSVYAAGARARVG comes from the coding sequence GTGTCATCTGACCGCCCCACCGGGACGCGCAGGGGCGACCTGCTCGTCACGCTCGCCGTGCTCGGCGCGCTGCTCGCGGCGCTCCTTCCCGTCCTCCCGATGGTGCGACCGGGGCCCTGGCTCCTCGGGACCGTCATGCTCGCCGGGATTCTCCTCGGCGCCGGCTTCGCCGCGCGGCGACGCGGTCTTCCCGCCGTCGCGGTGTCGCTCATCGAAGCGGTGCTGTGGGTCGTCTTCCTCACGTTCGTGTTCTTCCGCGACTCGGCGCTCCTGTGGGTCGTGCCGTCGTTCGAGACGTTCCGCGAAGTGCCTGCGCTGTTCCAGACGGCACTCGACGAGATCACAGTGGGCGCGGCGCCTCTCGAAGCCACCCCGGCTCTCTCCTTCCTCATCGTCGCGGCGCTCGGCATCCTGACGATCGTCGTCGACCACGTCGTTTTGACGGCACGGATGCCGCTCCTGGCGTCCGTCGGAATCCTCGCCGTCTCGCTCATCCCCGCCATCGCCGTACCCCGCGGGATCGATGTCATGGCGTTCCTCCTCCTCGCCGCTGCGCTCCTGTTCCTGCTGCGGGCCGAGACCCGCTCACGCGAGGATGCACCTGCGCGAGCCGCCGAACGCTCCGCGGGCGTTCCCGCGACCGCCGTCGGGATCGCGGCGATCGCTCTCGTCGTGACCCTCGTCGCGACACCCGCCCTCCCCCAGCCGTTCGCGCGCACAGGCACGGGCCCGGGCGGCGGTCCGGGGATCGACGCGAGCCTTCAGCTCGGCGACGACCTGCGGCGTCCCGAACCCGTCGAGGTCCTTCGCGTGCGCTCGAGCCAGACCGACGCCCCTTACCTGCGCGCGACGACCCTCTCGCGTTTCGATGGTGCCGTGTGGCTCCCCGACCGCGTCCGCACGGTGCCACTCGACAGCGAATTCGGCCTGGGGGCGTTGGGGATCGCCGAAGACATCCGCATGGTCGACACGACGACGAACGTCGATGTCGTCGATCTCGCGTCGGTGTGGGCGCCGATCCCCTATCCCGCCGTCGAGGTGAGCGGCCTCGACGGGCGGTGGGCGGCGGTCCCTTACAACCGGACCGTCGTCTCGCAGTCGGGGTCGACGCAAGGGCAAAGCTACGAAGTCGTCGCGAGCGTTCCCCGCCCGACGCTCGAGCAGATCCGCGCGACCCAGGCCGATGCCGCGGACATCTTCGACGACGCGAAGTCGCTGCCCGCCGAGGTTCCGTCCATCGTCGCGGAGCTCGCCGCTGAGGTCACGGCCGAGACGACGAACGACTACGACGCGCTCATCGCGATGCAACGGTGGTTCCGCGGGGGCGAGTTCCGCTATTCGCTCGATGCGCCGGTCGAAGACGGATTCGACGGCACGGGTGCCGAGGCGGTCGCCGAGTTCCTCGAGGTGCGAGAGGGCTACTGCATCCACTTCGCCTCGGCCTTCGCCCTGATGGCCCGCACGCTCGGCATGCCGACCCGCATCGTCGTCGGCTACCTCCCGGGCGTCGCGACGCAGGAACGCATCGGCGACCAGCTCGTCTACTCCGTCTCCAGCTCTCTTCTGCACGCGTGGCCCGAGGTGTACTTCCAGAGTGTCGGGTGGATCGGGTTCGAGCCGACAGCCGGTCTCGGAACGCCGACGGCGTTCGCCCCCGCTGCCGTCACCCCGAATCCCGTCACCGAGAGCGACGACGCGGCGCCGCAGCCGTCGGCGAGCGCGTCGCCCAGCCCGTCGGCGAGCACCAACCTCCTGGACCCGCGCGACGACGCCGCAGCGGGTGGCACCGTCACCACCGCCAACCCGCTCCCGGCCGTGGGCGTCGTGCTGGCGATTCTGCTGTTGCTCTCGCTGCCCGGACTCCTGCGCGTCATCCGTCGTCGTCAGCTTCTTGCGGCATCCCGTGCCGGCGACTCCGCCGCGGCCTGGACGACGGTGCAGGATGCCGCGATCGACGTGGGCATCGCGGTTCCCGGGGCCGAGTCTCCCCGGGCCTTCGCCGAGCGTCTCGTGCTCGAGCACGGTGTGCCCCCGGATGCCATGGACACCCTCGTCGCCGCAATCGAACGAGCGAGCTACGCGCCCCCGCGGGTGGCGGAGTTCTGGCACGGCGACGACGTGACGGATGCCGCGATCGCCGTGCGTGCCTCGCTGCGCGATTCCGCACCGCCCGCGCGCCGGATCCTCGCCGTCCTGGCACCGCGCTCGCTCGTCGTCCGACCCGGAAGCGTCTACGCGGCAGGGGCACGCGCCCGCGTCGGGTAG
- a CDS encoding DUF58 domain-containing protein, which produces MRRAWPLTVRGTGALALAITCFVLAHEFGIVELQYFGILLSAVIVAGVVSLFVMRRSAAVVRWLHPDVASVGRQTLVDVRVGMRTAVPTPAGTWHDALPAGLAGRAEGPFPALGSGLLGGAHGGARTIGFSYSVTGMRRGIHSIGPLSVRATDPFGIARRTIVFGDRTAVTVAPAIVDLPPLADFAGETGGTLQTTTNQLGQGADNLVARPYAPGDSMRRIHWRATAHRDELMVRQEEQESTPEATVVLDRGVLRWSSEAMTSTGSDPGFEMAVSACVSAVARLVHDGYAVEVIDSDGTVIADRIDGGDMPEIEHLATHLATLTARRDDSLARLKRLFAGAATGPLVVIVGRFDPADAEAIAPVAPHSTLPILLAIGPRGDALDRAADAGWRACALDPEGDLAATWGAAVGRGVSRVI; this is translated from the coding sequence ATGAGACGAGCGTGGCCGTTGACCGTTCGCGGGACCGGTGCGCTCGCGCTCGCCATCACATGCTTCGTGCTCGCCCACGAGTTCGGGATCGTCGAGCTTCAGTACTTCGGCATCCTTCTGTCCGCCGTCATCGTCGCCGGCGTCGTGTCCTTGTTCGTCATGCGACGGTCGGCCGCTGTCGTGCGCTGGCTCCACCCCGATGTCGCCTCCGTGGGGCGACAGACCCTCGTCGACGTCCGCGTCGGCATGCGCACGGCCGTCCCGACTCCCGCCGGCACGTGGCACGACGCGCTCCCGGCCGGCCTCGCGGGGCGCGCTGAGGGGCCTTTCCCCGCGCTCGGTTCAGGGCTCCTGGGCGGTGCCCACGGGGGCGCGCGGACGATCGGGTTCTCGTACTCCGTCACGGGGATGCGTCGTGGCATCCATTCGATCGGTCCGCTCTCGGTCCGCGCGACCGATCCGTTCGGGATCGCGCGACGGACGATCGTCTTCGGCGACCGCACAGCCGTCACGGTCGCACCGGCGATCGTCGATCTCCCTCCCCTCGCCGACTTCGCGGGCGAGACGGGCGGCACGCTCCAGACCACGACGAACCAGCTCGGTCAGGGCGCGGACAACCTCGTCGCACGTCCGTACGCGCCCGGCGATTCCATGAGACGCATCCACTGGCGGGCGACGGCCCACCGCGACGAGCTCATGGTCCGGCAAGAGGAGCAGGAGTCGACCCCGGAGGCCACGGTCGTGCTCGACCGCGGCGTGCTGCGCTGGTCTTCCGAGGCCATGACGTCGACGGGATCCGATCCGGGTTTCGAGATGGCGGTGTCGGCGTGCGTTTCCGCCGTCGCCCGCCTCGTGCACGACGGCTATGCGGTCGAAGTGATCGATTCCGACGGCACGGTCATCGCAGACCGGATCGACGGGGGCGATATGCCCGAGATCGAGCACCTCGCCACGCATCTCGCGACCCTCACCGCCCGGCGCGATGACTCGCTGGCTCGACTGAAGCGTCTCTTCGCCGGCGCGGCGACGGGTCCGCTCGTGGTCATCGTCGGCCGGTTCGACCCCGCGGATGCCGAAGCGATCGCACCGGTCGCCCCGCACAGCACGCTTCCGATCCTCCTCGCGATCGGTCCCCGCGGCGACGCACTCGACCGCGCCGCAGACGCCGGATGGCGCGCCTGCGCGCTCGATCCGGAGGGCGACCTCGCCGCGACGTGGGGCGCCGCCGTCGGACGAGGGGTGAGCCGTGTCATCTGA
- a CDS encoding MoxR family ATPase: protein MTDAAPGSPAPLTAEGFARITDGILDSVSTVIDGKPEAVRSALVCLLAEGHLLIEDVPGVGKTMLARALAASVDSTVRRIQFTPDLLPGDVTGVSVFNPVEREFEFKAGAIFANIVIADEINRSSPKTQSALLEAMEERQVTVDGRTHYVPEPFFVVATQNPLEMEGTYALPEAQRDRFMMRISMGYPDERSEALMLRQRETVNPLDAIVPVASSTEVSALIAWARAVHVAPAIEDYAVALARATRDNSDLRLGASPRATLQLVRAAKVWAALDGRGYVIPDDISGLLGPVFAHRIIPTRSAGGARARNVSDTIATILDRIAASVRVPIAARQ from the coding sequence ATGACGGATGCCGCGCCGGGCTCCCCCGCTCCTCTCACCGCCGAGGGCTTCGCGCGCATCACCGACGGCATCCTCGACTCGGTGTCGACCGTCATCGATGGAAAGCCCGAGGCCGTCCGGTCCGCCCTGGTGTGCCTTCTCGCGGAAGGCCACCTCCTCATCGAAGACGTGCCCGGCGTCGGCAAGACGATGCTCGCACGGGCTCTCGCGGCATCCGTCGATTCGACTGTCCGGCGCATCCAGTTCACCCCCGATCTCCTCCCCGGAGATGTCACGGGCGTGAGCGTGTTCAATCCCGTCGAGCGCGAGTTCGAGTTCAAGGCGGGCGCGATCTTCGCCAACATCGTCATCGCCGACGAGATCAACCGGTCCTCCCCCAAGACGCAGTCGGCTCTTCTCGAAGCGATGGAGGAACGACAGGTCACGGTCGACGGGCGCACGCATTACGTTCCCGAGCCCTTCTTCGTCGTCGCGACGCAGAATCCCCTCGAGATGGAGGGGACCTACGCGCTTCCCGAAGCGCAGCGCGACCGATTCATGATGCGGATCTCGATGGGCTACCCCGACGAGCGGTCCGAAGCGCTCATGCTCCGCCAACGCGAAACCGTCAACCCCCTCGATGCCATCGTTCCCGTCGCGTCGAGCACCGAGGTGTCCGCCTTGATCGCGTGGGCCCGTGCCGTGCACGTCGCGCCCGCCATCGAGGATTACGCCGTCGCGCTCGCCCGGGCGACGCGCGACAACTCCGACCTGCGGCTCGGTGCGAGCCCCCGCGCGACCCTTCAGCTCGTGCGGGCCGCGAAGGTGTGGGCCGCTCTCGACGGACGCGGCTATGTCATCCCCGACGACATCTCCGGACTCCTCGGCCCCGTCTTCGCACACCGCATCATCCCCACGCGGTCGGCAGGCGGAGCACGCGCCCGCAACGTCTCCGACACGATCGCGACGATCCTCGATCGCATCGCGGCGAGCGTGCGGGTGCCGATCGCCGCACGTCAGTGA
- the pta gene encoding phosphate acetyltransferase has protein sequence MAQSIYITSAEGHTGKSTIALGVLDTLSRATPRVGVFRAIARSTIERDYVLEMLLDHDGVDLDYDECIGVTYDEVRQDPEASLAKIVERYKAVEAQCDAVVIVGSDYTDVGSPAELSYNARIAANLGAPVLLVLSGRAGAGEQLGTSTARTPAEVGQIASLALPELAHARAGLLAIIANRVTPDAISEVVEALESVTEGLPLALRANADRPVAVWALPEDRSLVAPSVRGVMRSVEGHLVKGDPELLTREVLAVVVAGMSMVNVLPRLEESAIVVIPADRTEVLLATLLANASGTFPSLAGVVLNGPFPLPEAIDTLIDGLDSSLPIIATDLGTYETAVAVMSTRGRLAADSQRRYDTALALFEKSVDTAELAESLGLARPTVVTPLMFEYALIERARAARKRIVLPEGGDDRVLRAAATVLARGIADLTILGEEIEVRSRAIELGIDLRAAQVLSPFDAVHVDRFAREYERLRAHKGVTYAKAADTVTDLSYFGTLMVHLGLADGMVSGAAHTTAHTIRPAFEIIKTKPGVSVVSSVFLMALADRVLVYGDCAVVPDPTMEQLADIAISSAATASQFGIEPRVAMLSYSTGESGSGADVEKVRGATALVRERAPELLVEGPIQYDAAADAAVAAAKMPGSQVAGRATVFVFPDLNTGNNTYKAVQRSAGAVAIGPVLQGLNKPINDLSRGALVEDIVNTIAITAIQAQGESQA, from the coding sequence GTGGCGCAGAGCATCTACATCACGTCCGCAGAAGGTCATACGGGAAAGTCGACGATCGCGCTGGGGGTGCTCGACACCCTGAGCCGGGCGACACCTCGTGTGGGGGTCTTCCGGGCGATCGCACGGTCGACGATCGAGCGCGACTACGTCCTGGAGATGCTCCTCGATCACGACGGCGTCGACCTCGACTACGACGAGTGCATCGGTGTCACCTACGACGAGGTGCGCCAGGATCCCGAGGCGTCCCTCGCGAAGATCGTCGAGCGGTACAAGGCCGTCGAGGCGCAGTGCGACGCCGTCGTCATCGTCGGGAGCGACTACACCGACGTGGGAAGCCCCGCCGAGCTCAGCTACAACGCGCGGATCGCCGCGAACCTCGGGGCACCCGTTCTTCTCGTCCTGAGCGGACGAGCGGGTGCGGGGGAGCAGTTGGGCACATCGACGGCCCGCACTCCCGCCGAAGTCGGCCAGATCGCTTCGCTCGCGCTTCCCGAACTGGCGCACGCTCGCGCGGGACTCCTCGCGATCATCGCCAACCGTGTGACACCCGACGCGATCTCCGAGGTCGTCGAGGCGCTCGAATCCGTCACGGAGGGTCTCCCTCTCGCGCTGCGCGCGAACGCCGATCGTCCCGTCGCCGTCTGGGCGCTTCCCGAGGACCGTTCGCTCGTCGCGCCGTCGGTGCGCGGGGTCATGCGTTCGGTTGAAGGGCACCTCGTCAAGGGCGATCCCGAACTCCTCACGCGCGAAGTGCTCGCCGTCGTGGTCGCGGGCATGTCGATGGTCAATGTGCTGCCGCGGCTCGAGGAGAGCGCGATCGTTGTGATCCCCGCGGATCGCACCGAGGTGCTCCTCGCGACCCTCCTCGCCAACGCCTCCGGAACATTCCCGTCGCTCGCCGGCGTCGTGCTCAACGGCCCCTTTCCCCTTCCCGAGGCGATCGACACCCTCATCGACGGACTCGACTCGTCGCTGCCGATCATCGCCACCGATCTCGGCACCTACGAGACGGCCGTCGCCGTGATGTCGACACGCGGACGCCTGGCGGCAGACTCGCAGCGCCGCTACGACACGGCGCTCGCTCTGTTCGAGAAGAGCGTCGACACCGCCGAGCTCGCCGAATCGCTCGGCCTCGCCCGGCCCACCGTCGTCACACCGCTCATGTTCGAGTACGCCCTCATCGAGCGGGCACGCGCCGCGCGCAAGCGCATCGTGCTGCCCGAGGGAGGCGACGACCGCGTGCTCCGCGCGGCCGCGACCGTTCTCGCGCGGGGGATCGCCGACCTCACGATCCTCGGCGAGGAGATCGAAGTGCGCTCCCGCGCGATCGAACTCGGCATCGACCTCCGTGCCGCGCAGGTCCTGTCGCCGTTCGATGCCGTCCACGTCGACCGCTTCGCACGCGAGTACGAGCGCCTGCGGGCCCACAAGGGCGTGACGTACGCGAAGGCCGCCGACACGGTGACCGACCTGTCGTACTTCGGGACGCTCATGGTCCACCTGGGTCTCGCCGACGGCATGGTGTCGGGGGCCGCGCACACGACGGCGCACACGATCCGTCCCGCGTTCGAGATCATCAAGACGAAGCCCGGGGTCTCCGTCGTCTCCTCCGTCTTCCTCATGGCCCTCGCCGACCGCGTGCTCGTCTACGGCGACTGCGCCGTCGTCCCCGACCCCACGATGGAGCAGCTGGCCGACATCGCGATCTCGTCGGCCGCGACGGCATCCCAGTTCGGGATCGAGCCGCGCGTCGCGATGCTGTCGTACTCGACGGGCGAATCGGGATCCGGCGCCGACGTCGAGAAGGTGCGGGGAGCGACGGCCCTCGTGCGCGAGCGCGCACCCGAGCTCCTCGTCGAGGGACCGATCCAGTACGACGCCGCGGCCGACGCCGCGGTAGCCGCGGCCAAGATGCCGGGTTCGCAGGTCGCGGGCCGCGCGACCGTCTTCGTCTTCCCCGACCTCAATACCGGCAACAACACCTACAAAGCCGTGCAGCGCTCGGCCGGGGCCGTCGCGATCGGCCCTGTCCTGCAGGGCCTCAACAAGCCCATCAACGACCTCTCGCGGGGCGCCCTCGTCGAGGACATCGTCAACACCATCGCGATCACCGCGATCCAGGCGCAGGGGGAGTCGCAGGCATGA
- a CDS encoding acetate/propionate family kinase, with amino-acid sequence MSNVLVVNSGSSSFKYQLIDMASESVLASGLVERIGEETGRSSHTVTAAAIDSVTDAAPTMLDATYTREVPIPDHTAGFRIMLEAFAEHGPSLEERAPVAVGHRVVHGGARFFEPTLITPLVEINIDELSVLAPLHNPGALQGIRAAKAAFGGIPHVAVFDTAFHQTLPAAAYTYAIDRELAESYRIRRYGFHGTSHKFVSEAAAAFLGRPLGELKQIVFHLGNGASATAIDGGRSVDTSMGLTPLEGLVMGTRSGDVDPAVLFQLARRAGMSIDDLDTLLNKRSGLLGLAGVSDMRDVVEGAQSGDAAATLAFEVYLHRLRAYAGAYLAQLGGADVISFTAGVGENSADVRAGALSTLGFAGVEIDPARNAARERGIRVISTDESRITVLVVPTNEELEIARQTLEISPS; translated from the coding sequence ATGAGCAACGTGCTCGTCGTCAACAGCGGATCGTCGTCGTTCAAGTACCAGCTCATCGACATGGCGAGCGAGTCGGTGCTCGCTTCGGGCCTCGTCGAACGCATCGGCGAAGAGACCGGACGCTCGTCGCACACCGTGACAGCTGCAGCGATCGACTCGGTGACGGATGCCGCTCCCACGATGCTCGACGCGACGTACACGCGCGAGGTGCCGATCCCCGACCACACGGCGGGGTTCCGCATCATGCTCGAGGCGTTCGCCGAACACGGGCCCTCGCTCGAGGAGCGCGCCCCGGTCGCCGTCGGTCACCGGGTCGTCCACGGAGGAGCGCGGTTCTTCGAGCCCACTCTCATCACGCCGCTCGTCGAGATCAACATCGACGAGCTGTCGGTGCTCGCACCGCTCCACAATCCTGGAGCGCTCCAGGGGATCCGGGCCGCGAAGGCGGCGTTCGGCGGGATCCCGCACGTCGCCGTCTTCGACACCGCCTTCCACCAGACGCTCCCCGCCGCTGCCTACACGTACGCGATCGACCGCGAGCTCGCGGAGTCGTATCGCATCCGCCGCTACGGCTTCCACGGCACATCGCACAAGTTCGTGTCCGAAGCCGCCGCAGCCTTCCTCGGACGCCCGCTCGGCGAGCTGAAGCAGATCGTCTTCCACCTCGGCAACGGGGCATCTGCGACAGCGATCGACGGGGGACGGTCCGTCGACACGTCGATGGGTCTCACCCCCCTCGAGGGACTCGTGATGGGAACCCGATCGGGTGACGTCGACCCCGCCGTGCTCTTCCAGCTCGCGAGGCGCGCCGGAATGTCGATCGACGACCTCGACACGCTCCTGAACAAGCGCTCGGGCCTGCTCGGACTCGCGGGCGTCTCCGACATGCGCGACGTCGTCGAGGGTGCGCAGTCGGGGGATGCCGCGGCGACCCTCGCCTTCGAGGTCTACCTGCACCGCCTCCGCGCCTATGCCGGGGCATATCTCGCGCAGTTGGGCGGTGCGGACGTCATCTCCTTCACGGCAGGAGTCGGCGAGAACTCGGCCGACGTCCGGGCCGGAGCCCTCTCGACTCTCGGCTTCGCGGGCGTCGAGATCGACCCCGCGAGGAACGCGGCGCGCGAGCGCGGCATCCGTGTGATTTCGACCGACGAATCGCGCATCACCGTCCTCGTCGTTCCGACGAACGAGGAGCTCGAGATCGCCCGCCAGACACTGGAGATTTCACCCTCCTGA
- a CDS encoding HAD family phosphatase, translating into MTAAAPPDLTAYDAVLFDLDGVLTPTAEVHMHAWRTMFEDLFAAWGLTPAYTDDDYFAYLDGKKRYDGVASLLRSRDVEVPWGDPSDPVEADTVCGIGNRKNVVFERVLRTDGIAAYPGSLALLDVLEAAGTPVAVVSSSKNAEEVLRVAGLRDRFPVVMDGVIAERDHLASKPAPDVFLEAARMLGVEPARSVAIEDAISGVESAASGGFSLVIGVDRGVGASALTDAGAHLVVTDLQELVP; encoded by the coding sequence GTGACCGCCGCAGCCCCACCCGACCTGACCGCATACGACGCCGTCCTCTTCGATCTCGACGGCGTGCTGACACCCACCGCCGAGGTGCACATGCACGCGTGGCGAACCATGTTCGAGGACCTCTTCGCCGCGTGGGGGTTGACCCCCGCCTACACCGACGACGACTACTTCGCCTACCTCGACGGCAAGAAGCGCTACGACGGCGTCGCGAGCCTTCTGCGTTCGCGCGATGTCGAGGTTCCATGGGGCGACCCGAGCGACCCCGTCGAGGCCGACACCGTGTGCGGGATCGGCAACCGCAAGAACGTCGTGTTCGAGCGGGTGCTGCGGACCGACGGCATCGCCGCCTATCCGGGCTCCCTCGCGCTCCTGGACGTCCTCGAAGCCGCAGGGACCCCCGTCGCCGTCGTGTCGAGCTCGAAGAACGCCGAAGAGGTTCTCCGCGTCGCGGGACTCCGCGACCGCTTCCCCGTCGTCATGGACGGCGTCATCGCAGAGCGCGACCACCTCGCATCGAAGCCGGCGCCCGACGTCTTCCTCGAAGCGGCTCGGATGCTGGGCGTCGAGCCTGCGCGCTCCGTCGCGATCGAAGACGCCATCAGCGGCGTCGAGTCCGCGGCATCCGGTGGTTTCTCGCTCGTCATCGGTGTCGACCGCGGTGTCGGTGCCTCCGCCCTCACCGACGCGGGGGCGCACCTCGTCGTCACCGATCTCCAGGAGCTCGTCCCGTGA